GCAGATCATGTGGGCGAACGTCCACCTGTGGCTGCTCTCGTACTGGCTGGCCTTCATCGTGAACGCCTCGTTCGACGTCTATATCGAAGGGCCGCAGGGCGGCATCTGGTTCTGGAGCGTCATGGGCTTCGGGATAGCGGCGCTGGAGCTGTACCGGCGCGGGGAGGAACTATGACGACCATCACTTCGGGCCTACCGGCCCCCACCCACCGCGAGATTCTCGGAATGCGTGTGGACGCCACCGATTATGCCGATGCCACGGAACGCATTGCCCGCTGGGCCGCCCAGGGCGAATCCCGCTACGTGTGCTGCTCGAACGTGCACATGGTGATGGAAGCCCATGACAGCGTGGAATTCAAACAGGTCGTGAACAACGCCAGCCTGGTGACCGCCGACGGTGTGCCGCTGGTCTGGGCCCTCAAGGCCCTGAAAGTTCCGAACGTGAGTCGCGTCTACGGTCCGGAGCTCACCATGCACGTGTGCGAGCGGGCCGCGCGCGACGGTCTGCCCGTCGCCCTGTACGGTGGAACCCCCGAGAGCCTGGAGGCCTTCGCGGCGGTGCTGCGCGAGCGCTTCCCCGGTATCCAGCTGCCCTGCCTGATCTCGCCTCCGTTCCGCACGCCCACCGCCGAGGAGGACGCCGAGTACACGCGGCAGATCGTGGAGTCCGGCGCACGCATCGTCATGGTGGGTATCGGCTGCCCCAAACAGGAACGCTGGATGGCCGCCCACGCCGGCCGGATCCCGGCGGTCATGCTCGGCATCGGGGCCGCCTTCGATTTCCATTCCGGACGGGTGCGGCAGGCGCCTGGCGCCCTGCAACGCATGGGTCTGGAATGGCTGTTCCGGCTGGTGATGGAGCCCCGGCGCCTGTGGAAGCGGTATGCGCGGCACAATCCCCGGTTCGTGGGCCTGTTCCTGAAGCAGTTGCTCGGCTCCCGCACCGGCTGAGCGGCCCCCGGCGGGGGCACCATGCACTTCAGCGTTATGTTTACGGCAGGGACGTCAAGCTGGTGATCGAGATGAGGTACGCGCCGTCCTTCCGTGACCACCCAAAAGGAACTTCTATGATTGACTCCGTTCAGCGCCCGCGCGCCCTTGATGTTGACACCCTTCCCGTGATGAGTACGCTGGCACGGTCTGCCTTCCCGATCGTGGGAGCGGCTGTCCTGGCGGGTGTGCTGGGCTACGTCGTGACCTCGGGGCAACCAAAGGTGTACCAGGCCGGAAGTTCCGTGCTGGTCAGCTCCAGCAACAACAACCAGCTGGGTGACAGCCTGTACTCGGCTCCGGCACTGCCTCAGGGCGCGCTGCGACAGGCCCTGATCTCTCCGGCAGTCGTGCTCGACGTGATCAGCCGAGTTCAAGCCTCCGGCCTGCCGCAGGGTCAGATCAGCACCATCGTGACCAGCCTGAAGAGCGAGATCACCGCCGACAGCGTCAAATCCCTTCAGCTCGTGACTGAGAACGAGACGAACAACGGCGGCGTCTACACCATCAATGGCCGGGCGGGCACCCCCGCCGCCGCCCGCGTCCTGGCCAACGCCGCCGTGACCTCCCTGGTCGCCTGGGACACCAAGCGTGCCCAGGCCCGCATGGCCAAGGCCCGTGCCAGCCTCCAGCAGCAGCTGACGGCCTTGAACACCGAGACGCCCGACAACAACATCAATGCCTCGGCCTACCAGGACACCCGCGCCCGCCTGCTGCAGGATCTCGCCCTGGTCGGTGCGTCGGTCAGCAGCGCAGCCGGCACCCTGGACGTCGTCTCGCCAGCCATCGATCCGTCCGGCTCCGTCGCGCCCCGTCCGCTGCGCAGCGCGCTGCTCTCCGCCCTGCTGGCCATGCTGACCGCCACGGCCCTGGCCCTGCTGCTCGCGAACCTGCGCCAGACCCCCAGTACCGAGATGCGGCCTGAACGGTACACCGGCCGCTGACCGTAGCGGCGCCCTCTCAACCACGTCAAGCGTAGAGCCTCCCGATCTGATCGTCGGGAGGCTTCTCACTGGCCATCAGATGTGTGCAGCTCAGGCCCTCCTAGGGAGAACCGGTCTTCAGCTGCCAGAGGTTGACCTGTCGCACACTTCCGGCGGCAAGCAGGCCGCGCGTGCCGAAACTCAGGGCCTTGATGCTGTCCTGCATGCGGCCGACCTCACCGATCGCCTGGCCATCCTGGGTATTCCAGGTCAGGATGCGGCTGTCTTCTGCGCCACTGGCGAGCACCGCGCCATCTTTCGAGAACGCCAGGCTCACCACGGGAGCCGTGTGGCCCTTCAAAGTGGCTCGCGCCGCGCTGTCCGCCACGTTCCACAGGCGGACACCCGTATCCCAGCTGGCACTGGCGAGGGTCCGTCCGTTTGGACTAAAGGCCACGGCACTCACGAAATCGCTGTGCCCTGTGAGGACGCGCTCCTGCGTCAGGGTCGCCAGCCGCCACAGCCGCACACTGCGGTCGCGGCTGCCGCTGGCGAGAAAGGTGCCTGTAGGATCGAACGCCACGGACGTCACGACATCGTCATGTCCGTTCAGGGTGCTCCTCAGGTTTCCGGACATGACATTCCAGAGCTGCACCTTGTCCGCCGAACCGGGTAGAGGGTTTCCGCCACCACTTGCGAGGGTGCCACTGTCCGGACTGAAAGCCACCGACGTGACGTAGTACGCACCTGTCGCGCGATCCCACTTCTGCTGCCGGGACGGTACGTTCCACACCCGAACGTGCCCATCCGTCCCTGCCGTCGCCAGCCAGCGACCATCTGGGGAGAACGCCACGGCACTGATCCCGGCCGGTTGAACGAGTTGGCCCATCGCGTGGCCACTGCGTGTCCAGAGGTCGAGATGACCGGCGCTGTCACCTGTGGCCAAGACGTCGCCACGGGCGCTGAAGGCCACGCTCTGCACGGTGCCACTGCTGAGCGTGATCTGGGTGACTGGGGGGCTGGGCCGAGTGGATGCTGGAGCGGCGGCAAGGCTGGCACCCACCAGCAAGGGAAGAAGGAGTGTCCAGCGGTTCATGGTGGGCATGGTGGTCACCTAGGGGAAGGAAGAGGAAACTGCTCCCCTCCAGTGTGGACGTCCTTGATGATGAAGCGCTGACCACGCATGATCGCGAACTCATGCGCCCCAGATGCTGGCCTGCGGCCTTCAATAGCTCAGTGTGGCCCGGTGGTCGCCCTCGACAAATAAGGCCGCCCGCCAGCGTGAGCTGGTGGGCGGTGGTGCGGTGTTGGTTGTTACTTCGGCTTGGCGAGCTTGATCAGACCGTTGCCGTTCGATTCATCGAGCAGCGCGACGTACAGGTTGCCGTTGGCGCGGTTCTCGGTGATGTCCAGCGGCGAGAGGGACGTGCCGTTCCCCGCGAAGGTCAGGCCAGCTACACCAGTCTGAACCCCGGTGTCAGGGATGTTGCCGGAACTGTCCGGCGTCAGGACAATCACGTCCTTGCCGACGCTGTAACGCACCACCAGCAGCTTGTCGTTGACGTTCTGGCCGCCTGCAGTGGTGTATTCCTCGATGGCACCGTCGGCCGAAGCATGGAGGCCGAAGTTGTAGGCGAAGCCCCGCCAGTTCGCATCGGGCATGGTGCCGACCGGATAGCCGGCGTTCTGCCCGGACGCGACCACCTCGGCAGGATCGGTGACGTTGGTGGGATTCCCGCCGTTCATCACAAACTCGCAGCGCAGCGGGTTCGGGTGGCCGTAATAGCCACCCTTCACCACGCGGAACAGGTAGTCGTTCTGCACGGTCGCGTTGGTGAGCGGGGGAACAACCGGGCCATTGTAGGTGGTGCCGTTGGCGCACTGCGCCCCAGCGGTACTCCCAGGCGTGTTGCCACCGGCAGCCGAACCGTTGGTAGGCGTGTAGATGTTGCCGTTCTTGTGGAACACCAGGTCATACGCGTTCCGGATACCGGTCGCGTACAAGGTCAGGGGAGCGTTTGCGGCGTAGGAGTTATAGCCGCTGGAATCCGCGACGTTGAGCGGCAGCGTCGACAGCTTGCTCAGGTCAAGCCGCAGCATGGCGCCGCTCAGCAGTGACTCGTCTCGGTTGCCCCACGTGGCGTCGCGCGCTCCCATGGCGGAGTTGCTGCCCTGCATGAAGTACAGCACGCCCGCTTCCTTCGGGTTGAAGTTCACGGAGTTGGTCATGTGATCCTTCACCGAGCGGGGCAGGCCGATCACGTAGTCCTGCACGGTATCCAGGTTCGGACCGCTCAGGAGGGTAATCTTGCCCGTGAAGTTCGCGGGCGGGTTGGACTTGTCGAGCACGTTGTAAAAGGCGTTGTTGCTGATCCATAGCTTCAGGTTGTCGGCGGTGGAGCTGGGATCGAACTTCAGGCCGATCACGGTGCGCGGGCCCTGTGCATTGATCAGGCCCTTGAGGATCTCCGGGGTGCCCAGCGTGCCGTCGGCGTTGATGGCAAAGCGCAGAATCTCCCCGGTCAGGGTCGAGGCATAGAGCTTCCCGTCCGGGCCCATCTCGACGGAGGTGTAGGCATACGTCGTGGGCACGGTGGGCAGATTCACCTGGGTGAAGGCCAGGCCACCCGTGTTGTTGCTCGCCGTGCCGGTCGTGAAGGTCGTCTCGTAGGGCAACAGCAGGAGACCGTTCACGTCTTTCACGCCGCTGCTGATCCTCAGGCGGTATTTGGTGTTCTCTTTGAGGGTCGCCGTGGGCTTCACCACGATGACGTCCCCGCCGCCCGAGGTGTTCGGGGAAATCGCCACGGCGGTGCCCGTCACGTCTTCCTTGAGGCTGACGGTGCTGCTGGTCAGCGTGGTGGAATCCAGCCCGCTGCCCTTGGCACCCGTACTGGCGATGACGTTCAGTTCCGCGCTGAATGACCCAGCCGGGTTGAACATGGTCTGTCCTTCCTGCGGGGTGGGCGTGGCGACGCTCGGGCGGTTTCCGGGGGCGATGATCACGTAATCGAGCTTGGTGTTTGTACCGCCGATGGCGTCGACCGTGATGCGACCGTCACTGACCGTGACCCGACGGGTGATGCTGGTGAAGTGCTGGGTGGCCGTCGGCGTGAAGGCCGTGATGGTTGGCTGGCTCTCCACATTGATGACATG
The DNA window shown above is from Deinococcus sp. KSM4-11 and carries:
- a CDS encoding WecB/TagA/CpsF family glycosyltransferase, with translation MTTITSGLPAPTHREILGMRVDATDYADATERIARWAAQGESRYVCCSNVHMVMEAHDSVEFKQVVNNASLVTADGVPLVWALKALKVPNVSRVYGPELTMHVCERAARDGLPVALYGGTPESLEAFAAVLRERFPGIQLPCLISPPFRTPTAEEDAEYTRQIVESGARIVMVGIGCPKQERWMAAHAGRIPAVMLGIGAAFDFHSGRVRQAPGALQRMGLEWLFRLVMEPRRLWKRYARHNPRFVGLFLKQLLGSRTG
- a CDS encoding WD40 repeat domain-containing protein, which codes for MPTMNRWTLLLPLLVGASLAAAPASTRPSPPVTQITLSSGTVQSVAFSARGDVLATGDSAGHLDLWTRSGHAMGQLVQPAGISAVAFSPDGRWLATAGTDGHVRVWNVPSRQQKWDRATGAYYVTSVAFSPDSGTLASGGGNPLPGSADKVQLWNVMSGNLRSTLNGHDDVVTSVAFDPTGTFLASGSRDRSVRLWRLATLTQERVLTGHSDFVSAVAFSPNGRTLASASWDTGVRLWNVADSAARATLKGHTAPVVSLAFSKDGAVLASGAEDSRILTWNTQDGQAIGEVGRMQDSIKALSFGTRGLLAAGSVRQVNLWQLKTGSP
- a CDS encoding Ig-like domain-containing protein; its protein translation is MRRLSSLPARQITASAFLLTALMTACNPPGGSSGTVTGVSVSPPNATVRPADTVAFSATVTGTGSFSQAVTWKSSDTTIVTVDGNGVAKGIKAGTATITATSTTDTGQSGTATVKVDPTAFPSEGVKINFQPSTSTAPAGYVVDSGGAYSDATGYGWVTQGTHTGLNISANTRDRAIAGVDARLNTLIHMQYVAGSSSQGGVATPAAWEYKVPNGTYTVTVAVGDASNSVDSKHVINVESQPTITAFTPTATQHFTSITRRVTVSDGRITVDAIGGTNTKLDYVIIAPGNRPSVATPTPQEGQTMFNPAGSFSAELNVIASTGAKGSGLDSTTLTSSTVSLKEDVTGTAVAISPNTSGGGDVIVVKPTATLKENTKYRLRISSGVKDVNGLLLLPYETTFTTGTASNNTGGLAFTQVNLPTVPTTYAYTSVEMGPDGKLYASTLTGEILRFAINADGTLGTPEILKGLINAQGPRTVIGLKFDPSSTADNLKLWISNNAFYNVLDKSNPPANFTGKITLLSGPNLDTVQDYVIGLPRSVKDHMTNSVNFNPKEAGVLYFMQGSNSAMGARDATWGNRDESLLSGAMLRLDLSKLSTLPLNVADSSGYNSYAANAPLTLYATGIRNAYDLVFHKNGNIYTPTNGSAAGGNTPGSTAGAQCANGTTYNGPVVPPLTNATVQNDYLFRVVKGGYYGHPNPLRCEFVMNGGNPTNVTDPAEVVASGQNAGYPVGTMPDANWRGFAYNFGLHASADGAIEEYTTAGGQNVNDKLLVVRYSVGKDVIVLTPDSSGNIPDTGVQTGVAGLTFAGNGTSLSPLDITENRANGNLYVALLDESNGNGLIKLAKPK